GCCCGTCCTTGCCCGGCGTGAGCAGCTTCAGCAGGTTCACCAGGTTGGTGCCGAACAGCTGCGAGGCCTGCGCGGGCAGCCGGGACGCCAGGTCGGTGTAGCCGATCAGGGTCACCCCGTTGTCGGTGACCACCGTCCGCCCGGCCACCGTGCCGGCCACGTTGCCGCCCTGCGCGGCCGCCATGTCGACGACCACGCTGCCCGGCTTCATCGCCGCCACGTCCTCGGCGGTGAGCAGCTTCGGCGCGGGCCGGCCGGGGATCAGCGCGGTGGTGATCACGATGTCCACGTCCGCGGCCTGGGCCCGGTACAGCGCGGCGGCGGCCCGGTCGTAGTCCGCCGAAGTGGCCTTCGCGTACCCGTCGGTGCTCGCCTCCTGGACGGCCTGCACCGCCAGGTACTCGCCGCCCAACGACTTCACCTGGTCGGCGACCTCGGGGCGCGGGTCGGTGGCCCGGACGATCGCGCCCAGGCTGGAGGCGGCGCCGATCGCGGCCAGCCCGGCCACGCCCGCGCCCGCCACCAGCACCTTCGCCGGCGGCACCTTGCCGGCCGCGGTGACCTGCCCGGTGAAGAACCGGCCGAAGGCGTGCGCGGCCTCGATCACGGCCCGGTACCCGGCGATGTTCGCCATCGAGCTGAGCACGTCCATCGACTGCGCCCGGGAGATCCGCGGCACCGCGTCCAGCGACAGCGCCGTCACCCCGCGGGCCGCCAGCGCGGCCAGCAGCTCCGGGTGCTGCGCGGGCGCCAACAGCCCGACCAGGGCAGCGCCTTCGCGCAGCCGGGCCACCTCGGCGTCCGAGGGCGCGTTCACCTTCAGCACCACGTCGGCCGCCCAGGCGTCCCCGGTGGCGGCGCCCGCCGCCGCGTACGCCGCGTCGTCGAAACCGGACGCCGCACCGGCCCCCGGCTCGACGACCACGTCGTAGCCGAGGGCCAGCAGGCCGCGCACGGTGGCCGGAGTCGCCGCCACCCGGGTCTCCCCGGGGGCGGACTCGGCCACCACGCCGACCCGTTGGGGCGGGCGGGGCGAGGAGTCGTATCCAGACATCGCTCGTTCTCTCTCGTCGGAGGAGGTGGTGCCGGACGTGTTCCGTGACCGGAGGGGAACTACTCCCCCTGGTCGCAGGAACCTAGACTCCCGACCCCCTCCGGCAGAACGGGGCGAACGGTGAAATGTGTCACCACAACTCCCACCGACCGGACTACACCCGGCGGGGGGCGGCGGGGTCAGGCCAGGCCGGGGTGGATCAGCCGGCCGTGCCGGATGAGGGAGGCGGACTGCTTCAGGCGGCGCGCCCGGACGCTGATCTCGTAGTCGCCGATGCCCTCGACCGGGGCCAGCCGGGTGGTGAGGTAGCGGTAGAAGTCGGGGGTGTCCCGGCAGATGACCACCGCCATCAGGTTGTGCCGGCCGCTGATCGCGGCGGCGAAGGCGCACTCGCCGTGGCCGCCGACCTCCTCGCCGACGCGGTGCAGCCGGGCCAGGTCGACCCGCAGCCACAGGGTGGCGTTCAGCTCGTAGCCCAGGCGTTCGGGCAGGGAGTCGACGTCGTAGGTGAGCGATCCGGCCGCCTCCAGGGCCTCCAGGCGGCGGGCGACCCGCGGCTTGGACCAGCCGGTCAGCTCGGCGAGGCGGGTGTGGGTGGCCCGGCCGTCCTCCGCCAGCGCGTCCAGCAGCGGCAGGTCCTCCTCGGGCAGCGGCAGCGGGGGATCGGCCGGGACGGGCCGGTCGGCGATCAGCCGGCGCACCTGCCCGGGGGTGAGCGAGGCGCCGGAACCGGCCCAGGACGCGGTGCCCGGGCCGCCGTAGGTGCGCACCACCAGGTCGACGTTCACGTCCAGGACGGCGCTCGCCCGGGGCAGTTGGCGCAGCAGCAGGTCGTCGCCCGCGGTGCCGGCGGGGGAGCGGATGATGCAGATGATCTCCGAGCCGCCGGAGGCGATCCCGACGTACGCCACCTCGGAGCGGCGGGCCAGGGACGCCGCCAGCGGGCCGACCGCGTCCGGACGGCAGCGCAGCCGGGCGATCCACTCCGC
The window above is part of the Kitasatospora sp. NA04385 genome. Proteins encoded here:
- a CDS encoding Re/Si-specific NAD(P)(+) transhydrogenase subunit alpha; protein product: MSGYDSSPRPPQRVGVVAESAPGETRVAATPATVRGLLALGYDVVVEPGAGAASGFDDAAYAAAGAATGDAWAADVVLKVNAPSDAEVARLREGAALVGLLAPAQHPELLAALAARGVTALSLDAVPRISRAQSMDVLSSMANIAGYRAVIEAAHAFGRFFTGQVTAAGKVPPAKVLVAGAGVAGLAAIGAASSLGAIVRATDPRPEVADQVKSLGGEYLAVQAVQEASTDGYAKATSADYDRAAAALYRAQAADVDIVITTALIPGRPAPKLLTAEDVAAMKPGSVVVDMAAAQGGNVAGTVAGRTVVTDNGVTLIGYTDLASRLPAQASQLFGTNLVNLLKLLTPGKDGQLAIDFEDVVQRAVTVVRDGATTWPPPPVAVSAAPAAPPAPAAPPAAEPARATPAVRFGLIGAGMLALFLLVAFAPPQLAENFTVFALAVVIGYYVIGKVHHALHTPLMSVTNAISGIVVIGALLQIGHESTLVTVLSFVAILLTSVNVFGGFAVTRRMLSMFSKG
- a CDS encoding Lrp/AsnC family transcriptional regulator; translation: MPDDLDRKILHGLQCAPRVPFRRLGEVLGVSEQTVARRYAALRRDGVLRVVALGNPSAPGQAEWIARLRCRPDAVGPLAASLARRSEVAYVGIASGGSEIICIIRSPAGTAGDDLLLRQLPRASAVLDVNVDLVVRTYGGPGTASWAGSGASLTPGQVRRLIADRPVPADPPLPLPEEDLPLLDALAEDGRATHTRLAELTGWSKPRVARRLEALEAAGSLTYDVDSLPERLGYELNATLWLRVDLARLHRVGEEVGGHGECAFAAAISGRHNLMAVVICRDTPDFYRYLTTRLAPVEGIGDYEISVRARRLKQSASLIRHGRLIHPGLA